Part of the Methylovirgula sp. 4M-Z18 genome is shown below.
CCTGGATTTTACGGCGACGTCTTCTTCGTCCCCAAGGGGCAGACGGCGCGCCTATTGGGGCAACCGGTCGCGATGCTGATCTATCACGATTTCGCCCGTTATGACGCGGCCAAGCGCATGCTGCGTTTCGACGACAGCATCGTGCGGTTCGGCGACAAGGCACCGCTCAGCACGCCCGCCCATTATGGCGCCGCCCGTTATGTCAGAATTGATGGCGGCGATCCCTCTGCGAACGATCAATATTCTCCTTTCAAAGAGACAACGATTTTTACCGGTTTCAAGGGGGACGATCCGCAATGGCCTGTGGCCGGTGACGACACCGCCATGGCTCGCGGCATGCTTGCTGCGGCGCAGATCGAAAAGGACATTGCCGCAGCCGGCGACGACAAGCTGGTTCTGCGCCGGTCCTACTTCTCACAATCGACCGATGCTTCGGCCATGGAAGCGGACAACGGCAACGTCTGGTACGATCCCGCAACCCAGATTCTCCATGCGATGATGGCGACGCAATCGCCGTACGAAGTCGCCGGTGTCACCGCTCACATGGTGTCGAAATCGAAATTTCCGCTCAAGCAGATCGATTTGCGGCTTGGCTATACGGTTGGGTACGGCACCAAAGATCACTCGATTTTCCCGTTCTACTGCGTGCTGGCCGGGCTCTACGGCGATGGGCGACCGGTGCGTCTCGCCAACGACCGGTATGAACAATTCCAGATGGCGCTGAAGCGTCACGCCTTCTGGATGGACAATGTGCTGGTCGTCGATCGGAAAACCGGCCAATTCCAAGCCATGACCGGACGGTTCAAGAACGACGGCGGCGGCCGCCAGAATTTTTCAGTCGAGGTCGGCACAGTCGGCGCGACCGCAGCGCAGTCAATCTATTATTTGCCCAAGAGCGACTTCTCGGTTGCGATCTTGGCCTCGCGCGCCGTCGATGCCGGATCGACTCGCGGCTACGGCACGTTGCAAAGCATGTCGGCGACCGAAATGATGGTCGACGAAGCCGCCGAGTTGCTGAAGATCGACGCGATCGACCTGCGGCTGAAGAATGCTTTTAGGACTGGGATGAAGAATACGCAGGGCGCGATCCCGTCCGGCGCAATGCGCCATGAGGAAATCCTGCGCAAGGCGAAACAACATCCTCTTTGGGCCAATCGTCAGCAGAAAAAAGTGGCATACGAAGCGGCAAACCCCGGCAAGAAATACGGCATCGGTTACGGCCACGTGCAGAAGGATTACGGCACCGGAGCCGAGTCAGCACTCGTCGCGATCGAGTTTGACACGCAGGGACGCCTCAAGCTTTCCCACGTCGCGCACGAGATCGGCACCGGCGCAACCACGTCCCAGGCCATCATGGTGGGTGACATTCTTGGACGGGCGCCGGATGAAACGGAATTCGGCAAGATCCTGTGGCCGCAAATGCCGCTCGAGACCACTGACGAACCTTATACGATGGCGCAAGCCGACGAGGATGAACGCAAGAAGAATCCGCGGTGGACTCCCACTTTCACCTCGCCCATGAGTGCATCCAACAGCGTGTACTATCTCGGTCATGCGACGCGCGAGGCCGCGCGCGCCCTGGTCGATCTGGCAATCTGGCCGGCGGCCCGTTCGCTGTGGTCGCAGGGCGTTGGCGGTGGCCAGATCGCGCCTGAATCGGTACGGCGCGACGAATTGCGGCTCGCGCAGGGAGCTATCAATGCCGCCGGCATGCAGCCGCTGCCTTTTGCTGCCGTCGCGGCAGAGGCCCACCGCCTTGGCCTCGTGACGGGCGTGACCGTTCACACCTTCAATCGCTGGCAATGGGCGGAGGCCGAATTTGATGTCGAAGGAGCCGGCCATCATCGCTTTGCCATCGATGCACTCGCCGTCAAATATGGCGACGGTGCAGCGCCGGAGCGCAAGGCGCTGATGACCTTGGAGGGCTGGCAATTCGTCGAGCGCGCGGCGGTCTTCTATCCGCCGACCCAGCGCAACAATGCCGGTGTCACCTATTACGCCCCCATGGCGAGTCTCGCTGAAATCGTCGTCGACACGGCAACCGGCAGCGTCTCCGTGCTTTCGCATCACTCGATCTATGACTGCGGGACGCAGATCGTGCCAGAACTCGTCTCTGGTCAGGTACAAGGCGCCCTCGCCATGGGTATCGGCCACGTCCTGAAAGAATATCTGCCCCTCTACGAGGACGGTCCCGGAGACGGGACATGGAATTGGAACCGCTACGAGCTCCCAACGGCCAAAGACGTTGCCGTGTGGTCGCAGACATCGGAATCGCTGCCGCCCCTATCGGATACGGATCCTCCCAAAGGCATGGCGGAAGTGGTGATGATCGCGATCGTTCCCGCCATTGCCAACGCCGTCGCCCATGCCATCGGCAAGCGGTTTTATTCTCTGCCCATCACTGCGGAAAAAATCCGGGAGGCCTTGGCGTGACCATTGCGACGAAGAAGCTCTCCCTGACCATCAACGATCAGGCGGTCGGTCCCATCGATGTGCCCGAAGCCATGATGATGCAGGATTTCCTCTACGAATATCTCAACCTCACCGCATCGCGCATGGGGTGCGGCCAGGGCATTTGCCACGCTTGCACCATCATCGTCGAGAAAGATGATGGCGCGCTCGAGGAAACGCGCACCTGCATCATGGGCGCCCATTGGTTTGCCGGTAAGAAAGTGCGCACGGTGGAGGGCCACGCAAAGCGCGACGCGACGGGCGCGATTGTTGCATTGTCCCCGGTGCAGCAGGCATTCATCGAGCATTTTTCCTTTCAGTGCGGCTATTGCACGCCAGGCTTCGTGACGGGCGCGACGGTGCTCATGGATCAACTGAAGCGTAATCCGATCCGTCGCGAGGAGCTGGAGCCGACCATCGTCGAGGCGCTCGACCGGCATATATGCCGCTGCTCCGGCTATGTCCGCTACCTCGAAGCGGTGCGCGATCTCATTCTGCAGACCCCCGGATTGGTGAAGGCCTAGCGCGCATGCTGAAGAAACTTCTCTTGGTCGCGGCAGCGCTCGTCATTCTCGTTGGGCTGTTCGCAGGGTGCGTCTTTATCGGGCTGTTCGAGAAAAGCGTGGTTGCGAAAGACATCGAGCAACCATTGTCCGTCGATCAAATGAAGGCACTCGCCGAGCGCGGCGCCTATGTCGCCGTGGCCGCCGATTGCTATGCCTGTCACACCGCCAAGGACGGTGCGCCCTGGGCCGGCGGCTTGCCATTCGCAACGCCGTTCGGAACGCTCTACGCGACGAATATTTCACCGGACAAAGAGAATGGTATCGGCAGTTGGACCCGTGCGGAATTCCATCGCGCGGTCCGTGACGGTATCGGCAGGCGCGGCCATCTTTTTCCCGCCATGCCCTATGCCTCTTACCGCAACATGACACCGGAGGATGTCGATGCGGTCTATGCCTATCTGATGACGCGCGCGCCGATGAATGTGCCGAACAAGCCGGCGGAACTGACGTTTCCATTCAATATCCGCCAAGGTCTCACATTCTGGAACCTCTTCAATCTTCCTGGGAGCGCGGCGAGTGCCGATGCCGCCCGTTCGGAAACTTGGAATCGCGGCAGATACTTGACCGATGCACTTGCGCATTGTGGTGAATGCCACACGCCGCGCAATCTCTTGATGGGGATGCGGCAGGACGCCTATCTCCAAGGCGCGTTGCTGGAAGGCGTTGTCGCGCCGGACATCACCAAGGCCGGTTTGACGCAAATGGGGTTCGAGCCCTCGGTCTTGGCGTCGTTCATGAAATCGGGAATCTCGAACCAGGGCGCGATGGCCAATCAGATGTTCGAGGTCGTGCATTTCTCGACGCAATATATGAGCCGCGACGACCTGAACGCGCTGTCTGCCTATCTTTTCGATCTCGACAAGATGCCGGACAGTACGATTCCGCCGGAGCCACCAAAGCCTGTCGCCATCGCATCCGATGTCGCGGCGTCGGCGAAGACAACCTATGTCGCAGTCTGTTCCGGCTGCCACGGCGCCGACGGGCAAGGCATTCCGCACGTTGTCGTGCCGCTCACGACCAATACATCTTTACGTCTTTCCAGTGGACGCAATCTGATCCGCGCCGTCCTCGACGGTATTCCGGCACAGCATTTTCCAGGTCTGGAGCGGATGCAGCCGATGCCGGGCTTTAAGACCCTGCTCACCGATCAGCAGGTCGCAGATCTTGCCAATTGGCTGCGCGCGTCGTGGGGAGGCCAGGAACCGAAGGTCACGCTGGACGATGTTCGCCAAACTCGCCTGGACAATTGATCGACAGTCTACCGCTCGCCTTTGCGCCAAGCGTCGAAGGCCCAATCGCCACCACGGAAGAAATTCAGATCAAGATCCGTCGCGACGCCCGGGCGCCGGGCGTGATCGTGATATTGCCAGATGACCCATTGCTGGACGCGGTAGTTCGGCGGCCATTGGATGCTCCGCACCCAAATATCCTTGTCGTCGAACTGGCCTTGCAGGTAGGTGCGCTCGAACTCGTCCGTCACATAGAGCACCGGCTGGCGGCCGTATTTGTCGGCGAGCAGCTTTTGCAATTTGGCGATTTCGGCCACCGGATCCTTCATCACATATTTGTTGCCGCACGGACCGAGGGTCTCAAGATCGATCATCGGCGGCAGCGCATCGGACGCGCTCGGAACCGTGGCGATGAAATTCTTGGCCTGATCTTCGGCTTTGCTGCACAGCGTGAAAAAATGATAGGCGCCGCGCACGACCCCGGCTTGCGCCGCGCTGGCCCAATTGCGCTGAAAATGATCGTCCTGCAGATTTGAGCCCTCGGTCGCCTTGATATAGGCGAAACGCACGCGGCTGCTGGCAAGGGACGGCCAATCGATATCGCCCTGATAATGCGACACGTCCACGCCGACCACCTGGCCAACGAGCGCGAGCGGCCAGCCATAATAGAACGCCGCGGACAGCCCGCCACCGAGGACCCCCGCCATCACGATGACGAAGGTCAGCCAGCCCATAAATCTCCGAGATCGACGCTGCAATTCCACTCCGCTGCGATAGGCCTGGACTCGAATCGAAAGAACGTTCTATATACGTTCTTATCCCGACTCACTCCTCTAGTATCGCATGGCCAAACTCCGCTCCACCTTCATCTGCCAGAATTGCGGCGCCGTCTCCCAACGCTGGCAGGGCAAGTGCGAGGCGTGCGGCGAATGGAATTCGATCGTCGAAGAGAGCCTTTCGTCCGGTATCGGCGCCCAGGCGGCGCGGGGCGCCGGCAAGGGACGAATCTTTCCCCTCGAAGGCCTCACGGGTCAGCACAAACCGGAGCCACGCATCGTCGCCGGGATCGGCGAGCTTGATCGGGTCACGGGTGGCGGCTTCGTGCCGGGCTCCGTTATTCTCATCGGCGGCGAGCCGGGTATCGGCAAATCGACCCTGCTGATCCAGGCCTGCGCCGCCCTCGCCCATCGCAAGCACCGGGTCGTCTACATCTCCGGCGAAGAGGCCGTGGCACAGGTGCGGCTGCGCGCCGAGCGCCTCGGGCTTGCCAGCGCGCCCGTCGAGCTTGCCGCGGAAACCTCGGTCGAGGACATTATCGCGACGTTGCGGCAAAGCAGGACGCCGGGGCTGGTGATCATTGATTCCATTCAGACCATGTGGACTGATTCGGTCGATTCGGCGCCGGGCACGGTCACGCAGGTGCGCGGATCGGCCCAGGCGCTGATCCGCTACGCCAAGACGAGCGGCGCAGCCGTCATCCTGGTGGGCCATGTCACCAAGGACGGTCAGATCGCCGGTCCTCGGGTCGTCGAACACATGGTGGATGCGGTCATTTCTTTCGAAGGCGACGGCGGCCATCATTTTCGCATTTTGCGGGCGGTCAAAAACCGTTTCGGCGCGACGGACGAAATCGGCGTCTTCGAAATGACCGGACAAGGCCTGTCCGAAGTCGCCAATCCGTCCGCCCTATTTCTGTCCGGCCGCGATGTCACGGCGCCGGGCGCGGCGGTTTTTGCCGGGATGGAGGGAACGCGCCCCGTTCTCGTGGAAGTTCAAGCGCTTGTCGCGCCGACTTCACTTGGCACACCACGCCGTGCGGTGGTTGGCTGGGACTCCAACCGGCTCGCCATGGTGATCGCCGTTCTGGAAGCCCACGCCGGACTGCGCCTCGGCCAGCATGATATCTATCTGAATGTGGCCGGCGGCTTGCGGGTGGGCGAGCCGGCCGCGGATCTCGCGGCGGCAGCGGCGCTCGTCTCGTCGCTCACAGGCGCGCAACTGCCGTCCGACGCGGCGTTCTTCGGCGAAATCGGCCTCTCGGGTGCGATCCGCCCGGTGATCCATGCGGGTCTGCGCTTGAAAGAAGCGGCGAAGCTCGGGTTCAAATCGGCCGTCGCCCCACCCCTGCCTGGCGATGGCGGCGAAACCTCTCCGATTCCGCTGCGTCCGGCAACCCATATTGCCGGGGTGGTGGCCGACATTGCCGCCGCGGGTGTCGCGGCTAAGCCAAAAGGCTAGAGGCCATTGTCGTTCCGCCACAATATGCTAGCTTGCGACGAATCGCGCAATGGCATTGATTATGTTGATGAAATTCACAATCGCCCCACGTCTTGAAACGGATCGCCTCATCCTGCGGGGCTACGAGGTCGATGATTTCGCCGCCATGGCTGCCTATTGGGCCGAGCCCTCCATGACTCGCTACACGACCGGCAAAATTCCAAGCCGCGAAGAGATTTGGTCGCGGATGATGCGCTATGCCGGCATGTGGGCAAAACTTGGCTACGGCTTCTGGCTCATCTGCGAAAAGCCGACGAATACGATGGTCGGCTCGGCCGGGTTCACCAATATGCACCGGGACATAGAACCTTGTCAGGATAACTGGATGGAGCAAGGCTGGAGCATTCATCCCGCCATGGAAGGCAAGGGCTATGCGACTGAAGCCTCGCAGGCAATTTTGTCGTGGGGACAAAAGCATTACGCCGATGTCCGCAAGTTCTGCACGATCCACCCGGACAATATCGCCTCGATCAAAGTGGCACTCAAATGCGGATATCGTGAAGAGCTGCGTCTCATGTACGCCGACAAACCATTGGTGCAATTCCGTCTTGGCGAAAATGGAGCCTAAGCGGCTTAAACCGTTGCCAAATTATCACTGAATTTCCGAGGAAATAAGGTGACGGGGTAGATCGGCTTCGTTATAAGGCCCTCCGGGTGCGATGCACCGGATTTGTCTTTCTAGCTTTTTGAGGGCTGCCGAGCAGCCCGAGTAGCAGAGGCTTAGCGTCCATGCCTTCTTATCTCGATCTTGGTGTGATCGGTATCGTTTTGGTTTCCGCGCTTCTGGCCATGGTCCGCGGCTTCACACGTGAGGTGCTCGCCATCGCATCGTGGGTTGTCGCCGGTATCACCGCTTATTATTTCTTCCCCGTCCTTCTGCCTTATGTGAAACAATATATTCAAAAAGATCTCATCGCGATGGTCATCGCGATCGTTGCGGTGTTTATCGTGACGCTCATCGTGATTTCGATTGTCACGATCAAGATCTCCGACCTCATCATGGATTCCAAGATCGGTGCGCTCGACCGCTCGCTCGGCTTCGTGTTCGGCGCCTTCCGCGGCCTCTTGATCGCAGTCATTGCCTTCGGCCTGTTCGAAGGTTTCGCCCAAGGCAAGATTCCGGAATGGGTGACGAACGCCAAGTCGCGGCCGTTCCTGGAGGCGAGCGCCGAGTGGTTGAAATCCCAGTTGCCCGCCGACCTGCCCGAACAGTTCAACAATTTGGCCAACAAGTTCCGCGGCGCGCCGCAAGCGCCACCGCAGGACAATGTGCCGAACAACAACAACGCCCCCCCGCCTGCGGACAATCACACCCAATTGTCGCCGATTCAGCGCGGCGGCAACACGACGCGTGCGGCGGCGGCCACCCCATCCGACGCAGAACAGTTGAACAATCTCTTGGCTGCACCGACGCAAGCACATTAAGGCAAAGCGTGGTTTGCTTTTTCGGCCAAAGCGAACCATCTAGTGGGTGATTTCCACGACGGGCGAGGATGATAGGAGCAGACCACATGACCGCTGCTGCAGATCGTGACAGTTCCATGACCGCGATGGATTCCCCTTGCGTTTTCGACCCTGACGAGGATCGGCTGCGCGAGGAGTGTGGCGTCTTCGGCATTTTCGGTCATCCCGAAGCGGCGACGATCACGGCGCTCGGCCTGCACGCGTTGCAGCACCGCGGCCAGGAAGCTGCGGGCATCGTGGCCTTCGACGGCAAACGCTTTCATTCCGAACGCCGGCTCGGCCTCGTCGGCGATCATTTCGCAACAGCCTCGACCATTCAACGCCTGCCCGGTCACATCGCGATCGGCCACGTGCGCTATTCGACGACGGGCGAGACGATCTTGCGCAACGTACAGCCGCTGTTTGCCGAGCTCGACGCCGGCGGCTTTGCCGTCGCCCATAACGGCAATCTGACCAACGGCTTGACCCAGCGCCGCAACCTGATCCGTGAAGGCGCGATCTATCAGTCGACCTCCGATACCGAGGTCGTGCTGCAGCTCGTCGCGCGCAGCCGCAAGACCCGGTTTGTAGAACGGTTCATCGAGGCGGTCCGGCAATTGGAAGGCGCCTATGCCCTCGTCTGCCTCACCAACAAGAAGCTCGTGGGTGCTCGCGACCCGCTCGGCATCCGTCCGCTGGTGATCGGCGAACTGAACGGCCATTACATCCTCGCCTCCGAGACCTGTGCGCTCGACATTATCGGCGCGCGGTTCGTGCGCGATGTCGAGAACGGCGAGATCGTGATCATCTCGGAGAGCGGCCTGGAAAGCTTGAAGCCCTTCCCGCCGCAGCCGATGCGTCCCTGTATTTTCGAATATGTCTATTTCGCGCGGCCCGATTCGGTCGTCCATGGGCGGCCCGTCTATACGGTGCGCAAGAACATGGGTGCGCAATTGGCGCGTGAAGCCCCAGTCGAGGCGGATGTGATCGTGCCGGTGCCCGATTCCGGCGTGCCGGCAGCGATCGGCTATGCGCAAGAATCCGGCATTCCGTTCGAACTCGGCATCATCCGCAACCATTATGTCGGCCGCACCTTCATCGAGCCGACCCAGTCGATCCGCGAGCTCGGCGTGCGTATGAAACACAGCGCCAATCGCGCGGTCGTGCAGGGCAAGCGGATCGTGCTGATCGACGATTCCATCGTGCGCGGCACGACATCGGTGAAAATCGTGCGCATGATGCGCGACGCCGGCGCGCGCGAGGTGCATTTCCGTATTTCATCGCCGCCCATCACCCATCCCGATTATTATGGCATCGACACGCCCAATCGCGAAAAACTGCTCGCCGCCACGATGAATCTGGAAGAGATGCGCCGCTATGTCGGCGCCGATTCCCTCGCCTTCCTCACGGTCGACGGCATTTACCGCGCGATGGGCTACGACGGCCGCAACAATGCGCAGCCGCAATTCACCGACCATTGCTTTACCGGCGACTATCCGACGCCGCTGACCGATCTGATCGGAGAAAGCGCGAAACAGGAATTGGGCTTGCTGGCGGAAGCCGGATGAAACAGATTTTCTCCTCTTCCCTCGGGAAGAGGACATTAGCCACCCCTGCCTGAGTTCTTCATGTCGCTCCCACAGCAAAATCGCGTCGCTCTCGTCACCGGCGCTTCCCGCGGTATTGGCCGCGCCCTGGCGCTGGCGCTCGCAGCGCAAGGCGCCCATGTCATCGCGCTCGCGCGCACACAAGGCGCATTGGAGGAGCTCGACGACGAGATCCGAAGGACCGGCGGCGAAGCTACCCTCGTGCCCTGCGATTTACGCGACTTCGACGCGCTCGACCGGCTCGGCGCGGCCATCCATGAGCGCTGGCACAGGCTCGACATCCTCATCGCCAATGCGGGCATTCTGGGGCCGATCACGCCGATAACCCATGCGACGCCGAAAAGCTTCGCGGACATTCTTGACGTCAACGTCACCGCCAATTGGCGCCTGATCCGCTCGCTCGACATGCTGTTGCGCGCCTCCAACGCGGGCCGCGCCATCTTCATATCCTCCGGCGTGGCACACCGGGCCATCGTCAAGCCTTTCTGGGGTCCCTACGCGATTTCGAAATCGGCGCTCGAAATGCTCGCCCGCACCTATGCGGCCGAGACGGCGACCGTTTCCAATTTGAAAGTGATGCTCGTCAACCCCGGCCCCTTGCGCACCGACATGCGCGCGCAGGCGATGCCGGGCGAAGACAAGTTGACTTTGAAATTGCCCGAAGAGATCGCCCCGAAAATCATGATGCTCTGCGCTCCCTCATGGAAAGAGACCGGCCAGCTCTATGACTTTCCGACCGACCGCGTGTTGAGCTTTAGAGGCCCCGAGTAGATTGCCGCTCGCCAGTAACGCTAGGGTTGACGTTCATGGATATCCAAAAGCTTATTGACGATGTGGCGCAGGCGCTGTCGCGATATCCGAATGACGGCAAAGTCGCCGACTACATTCCGCAATTGGCACGAGTCGATCCCGATCATTTCGGCATTGCCGTGGCCGATGTCGATGGCCGGCTTTTTACCACCGGCGACGCGGAGATTCCGTTCTCCATTCAAAGTGTATCCAAGGTTTTCACATTGACCCTCGCGCTGGGACGCGTGGGCGATCACTTATGGAAACGGGTCGGCCGCGAACCTTCGGGCTCGCCGTTCAATTCGATCGTGCAATTGGAGGCCGAGCACGGTATTCCGCGCAACCCCTTCATCAATGCGGGCGCAATCGTGATCGCCGATGTTTTGCTGTCCGGCCATCAACCCAAAGCCTGTATCGCTGAAATCCTGCATTTCCTGCGCGAATTGACGGGCGATTTCAGCATCGCGATCGACCCGGCAGTCGCACGCTCCGAACAGGAAACCGGCTTTCGCAACCGGGCCTTGGCCAATTACATGCAATCGTTCAAGAACATCACCCATCCGGTGGAACATACGCTGGGTGTTTATTTTCATCATTGCGCCATCGCCATGTCCTGCGTCCAACTGGCGCGAGCCGGATTGTATCTCGCCAATAATGGCGTCAACCCGACCACCGGCTTCCGGGTTGTGACGCGGGAGCGCGCGCGACGGATCAATGCGCTGATGATGACCTGCGGCCATTATGACGCCTCCGGCGATTTTGCCTTTCGTGTCGGATTGCCTGGAAAAAGCGGCGTCGGCGGCGGGATCTTGGCGATCGTGCCAGGTCAAGCGGCCATCGCTGTCTGGTCGCCGCGACTCAACAAGAACGGCAATTCGCTGTTCGGGTCGCTGGCCCTCGAAATGATCGCCGAGAAGACCGGCTGGTCAACCTTCGGCTGATCTTACCGCCCCCGATCGAAGGGGTTCTTGTTCATCCGCATCGAGAGCCGCAGCGGCACGCCGTAAAGATCGAAGGTCTGGCGCAAGCCATTTAGCAAGAACCGGCGGTAGCTCTCGGGCAATGAATCGAGCTGATTGCCGAAGATGACGAAATACGGCGGCCGCGCTTTCGGCTGGGTCATGTAGCGGATCTTGATACGGCGGCCCGAGACCGCAGGCGGCGGCGTTTGCTCGAGCACCTGCCCGAGCCAGCGATTGATGCGGCCGGTCGAGATCCGGCGGTTCCAGGTCTCGTGCACCTTGATCACCGCCTGCATCAGCCGCTCGATACCGTTGCCGGTAAGGCCGGAGACCGGCACCAGAGGCATGCCCTTGAGCTGCGGCAGCAGCCGGTCGGCCTCCTCGCGCAATTCGGCGAGCTTCGCACCCTTGTCCTCGATCAGATCCCACTTGTTGAGGCCGATCACCATCGCCCGGCCTTCGCGCTCGCACAGATCCGCGATCGTCAGATCCTGCTTTTCGAAGGGGATTGTCGCATCGAGCAACAGCACCACGACCTCGGCGAACTTGACCGCGCGCAGCGCGTCCGCCACCGCGAGCTTTTCGAGCTTTTCCTCGACTTTGGCCTTGCGCCGGATCCCCGCCGTATCAAACAGCTTCATCTCGCGGCCGTTCCAGACGTGCTCGACGCCAATCGAGTCGCGGGTGATGCCCGCCTCTGGCCCGGTGAGGAGACGGTCTTCGCCCAAAATCCGGTTCAGCAAGGTCGATTTACCGGCGTTGGGCCGGCCCACCACCGCAATGCGTAACGGCTTCGTGATGTCGAGTTCGGTTCCCTCGCCATCCTCGTCAACCTGCGCGACAACCTCTTCATCATCATCGGTGTCGTCAGTAATGGCGGTCGCTTCCGGCAAGGCTTCCAGAATCGCCTCATAAAGCGCGGTCATGCCCTCGCCATGCTCGGCGGAGAGCGGTACCGGCTCGCCAAGGCCAAGCTCGAAGGCCTCGTGATAGCCGGCCTCTCCGACTTTGCCCTCCGCCTTGTTGGCGATCAAAATCAGTGGCTTATCGGCGCGCCGCGCCAGGCCGGCAAAATATTTGTCCGTCGGCGTCAGGCCGACGCGGGCGTCGACGACGAAGAAAATCGCATCGGCATCGGCGATCGCCGCCTCGGTCTGGGCGCGCATGCGGGCAGGCAGCGTGCCTTGGTCCCCCTCCTCCAGCCCGGCCGTGTCGATGATCGTGAAGCGCAAATCCACTAATTTCGCATCGCCTTCGCGGCGGTCGCGCGTGACGCCGGGCTGGTCATCGACCAGGGCAAGCTTCTTGCCGACCAATCGGTTGAACAGGGTCGATTTGCCGACATTCGGCCGGCCGATGATTGCAATCGTGAAGGACATCTGGTCAGGGCGCCTTCGCCGGCTGATTGGCTTTGACGTAGCTCAACATCGCGTCCATGCGCTCGCGCTCAGCAGCCGAAGCCTCCGGATCC
Proteins encoded:
- the purF gene encoding amidophosphoribosyltransferase, with protein sequence MTAMDSPCVFDPDEDRLREECGVFGIFGHPEAATITALGLHALQHRGQEAAGIVAFDGKRFHSERRLGLVGDHFATASTIQRLPGHIAIGHVRYSTTGETILRNVQPLFAELDAGGFAVAHNGNLTNGLTQRRNLIREGAIYQSTSDTEVVLQLVARSRKTRFVERFIEAVRQLEGAYALVCLTNKKLVGARDPLGIRPLVIGELNGHYILASETCALDIIGARFVRDVENGEIVIISESGLESLKPFPPQPMRPCIFEYVYFARPDSVVHGRPVYTVRKNMGAQLAREAPVEADVIVPVPDSGVPAAIGYAQESGIPFELGIIRNHYVGRTFIEPTQSIRELGVRMKHSANRAVVQGKRIVLIDDSIVRGTTSVKIVRMMRDAGAREVHFRISSPPITHPDYYGIDTPNREKLLAATMNLEEMRRYVGADSLAFLTVDGIYRAMGYDGRNNAQPQFTDHCFTGDYPTPLTDLIGESAKQELGLLAEAG
- a CDS encoding SDR family NAD(P)-dependent oxidoreductase — its product is MSLPQQNRVALVTGASRGIGRALALALAAQGAHVIALARTQGALEELDDEIRRTGGEATLVPCDLRDFDALDRLGAAIHERWHRLDILIANAGILGPITPITHATPKSFADILDVNVTANWRLIRSLDMLLRASNAGRAIFISSGVAHRAIVKPFWGPYAISKSALEMLARTYAAETATVSNLKVMLVNPGPLRTDMRAQAMPGEDKLTLKLPEEIAPKIMMLCAPSWKETGQLYDFPTDRVLSFRGPE
- a CDS encoding glutaminase, yielding MDIQKLIDDVAQALSRYPNDGKVADYIPQLARVDPDHFGIAVADVDGRLFTTGDAEIPFSIQSVSKVFTLTLALGRVGDHLWKRVGREPSGSPFNSIVQLEAEHGIPRNPFINAGAIVIADVLLSGHQPKACIAEILHFLRELTGDFSIAIDPAVARSEQETGFRNRALANYMQSFKNITHPVEHTLGVYFHHCAIAMSCVQLARAGLYLANNGVNPTTGFRVVTRERARRINALMMTCGHYDASGDFAFRVGLPGKSGVGGGILAIVPGQAAIAVWSPRLNKNGNSLFGSLALEMIAEKTGWSTFG
- the der gene encoding ribosome biogenesis GTPase Der gives rise to the protein MSFTIAIIGRPNVGKSTLFNRLVGKKLALVDDQPGVTRDRREGDAKLVDLRFTIIDTAGLEEGDQGTLPARMRAQTEAAIADADAIFFVVDARVGLTPTDKYFAGLARRADKPLILIANKAEGKVGEAGYHEAFELGLGEPVPLSAEHGEGMTALYEAILEALPEATAITDDTDDDEEVVAQVDEDGEGTELDITKPLRIAVVGRPNAGKSTLLNRILGEDRLLTGPEAGITRDSIGVEHVWNGREMKLFDTAGIRRKAKVEEKLEKLAVADALRAVKFAEVVVLLLDATIPFEKQDLTIADLCEREGRAMVIGLNKWDLIEDKGAKLAELREEADRLLPQLKGMPLVPVSGLTGNGIERLMQAVIKVHETWNRRISTGRINRWLGQVLEQTPPPAVSGRRIKIRYMTQPKARPPYFVIFGNQLDSLPESYRRFLLNGLRQTFDLYGVPLRLSMRMNKNPFDRGR